In Magnetospirillum sp. WYHS-4, the following proteins share a genomic window:
- the hemB gene encoding porphobilinogen synthase, with protein MRRNRRDEWTRRLVAEARLSVDDLIWPVFVVEGAGQRQPIPSMPGVERLSVDLLPEAVAKAKALGIPAVAVFPFTDPALKTPDAREALNPDNLVCRAVRAVKKDCPDIGVICDVALDPYSSEGHDGLLVNGYVVNDETIEVLLDQAVVQARAGCDVIAPSEMMDGRIGALREALDAAGFLDVRILSYAAKYASAFYGPFRDAVGSKGALKGDKKTYQMDPANSDEALREVALDIKEGADMVMVKPGLPYLDIVQRVKSAFGVPTFAYNVSGEYAMLKAAAAEGWIDYEKTMMESLLCFKRAGADGILTYAALDAARLLRGL; from the coding sequence ATGCGCCGCAACCGCCGCGACGAATGGACGCGGCGCCTGGTGGCCGAGGCCCGGCTGTCCGTGGACGACCTGATCTGGCCGGTGTTCGTGGTCGAAGGCGCCGGCCAGCGCCAGCCCATCCCCTCGATGCCGGGGGTCGAGCGCCTGAGCGTCGACCTCCTGCCCGAGGCGGTGGCGAAGGCCAAGGCGCTCGGCATCCCGGCGGTGGCGGTCTTTCCCTTCACCGATCCGGCGCTGAAGACCCCCGACGCCCGCGAGGCTCTCAACCCCGACAACCTGGTCTGCCGCGCGGTGCGGGCGGTCAAGAAGGACTGCCCGGACATCGGCGTGATCTGCGACGTGGCCCTCGATCCCTACAGCAGCGAAGGCCACGACGGCTTGCTCGTTAACGGCTACGTGGTTAATGACGAGACCATCGAGGTGCTGCTCGATCAGGCGGTGGTGCAGGCCCGGGCCGGCTGCGACGTGATCGCGCCGTCCGAAATGATGGACGGCCGCATCGGGGCGCTCCGCGAGGCCCTGGACGCCGCCGGCTTCCTGGATGTGCGCATCCTCTCTTACGCCGCCAAGTACGCTTCCGCCTTCTACGGGCCGTTCCGCGACGCGGTGGGGTCCAAGGGCGCCTTGAAGGGCGACAAGAAGACCTACCAGATGGACCCGGCCAACAGCGACGAGGCGCTGCGCGAGGTCGCCCTGGACATCAAGGAAGGGGCCGACATGGTGATGGTCAAGCCCGGCCTGCCCTACCTGGACATCGTGCAGCGGGTGAAAAGCGCCTTCGGCGTGCCGACCTTCGCCTACAACGTCAGCGGCGAGTACGCCATGCTGAAGGCCGCCGCCGCCGAAGGCTGGATCGACTACGAGAAGACCATGATGGAATCCCTGCTCTGCTTCAAGCGCGCCGGGGCCGACGGCATCCTCACCTACGCCGCCCTGGACGCCGCCCGGCTGCTCAGGGGGCTCTGA
- a CDS encoding PLP-dependent transferase — protein sequence MSTKSKHPETIVLHTGYRSDPATNAVAVPIYQTTSYQFRDTAHAENLFALKELGNIYSRIMNPTCDVLEQRVAALEGGVAALAVASGQAATTFCILNLCKAGDNFVSSTDLYGGTWNLFANTLSAMGVEVRFADPADPESFRKATDERTRCYYAETLPNPKLNVFPIKEVADIGKELGVPLIMDNTAAPVICKPLEHGAAVVMYSTTKYLGGHGTSIGGVVVDGGNFDWEKHRTRFPTLNEPDPSYHGAVWIDAVKPLGPIAFVLRMRVTLLRDVGAAMSPFNAFQFIQGLETLPLRMGAHCANAAKVAEFLGAHPKVAKVIYPGAQSGETRRRADAYLKGGLGALVGFELKGGLESGRKFIDALQMFYHVANIGDARSLAIHPATTTHSQLSPQEQVASGVSEGYVRLSVGIEHIDDILADLGQALDKA from the coding sequence ATGTCCACCAAGTCCAAGCATCCGGAGACCATCGTCCTGCACACCGGCTACCGGTCCGATCCGGCGACCAACGCGGTGGCGGTGCCCATCTACCAGACCACCTCGTACCAGTTCCGCGACACCGCGCATGCCGAAAACCTGTTCGCCCTGAAGGAACTGGGCAACATCTACAGCCGCATCATGAATCCCACCTGCGACGTGCTGGAACAGCGCGTGGCGGCGCTGGAGGGCGGCGTGGCGGCGCTGGCGGTCGCCTCGGGGCAGGCGGCCACCACCTTCTGCATCCTCAACCTGTGCAAGGCGGGCGACAACTTCGTCAGTTCCACCGATCTTTACGGCGGCACCTGGAACCTGTTCGCCAACACCCTGTCGGCCATGGGGGTCGAGGTCCGCTTCGCCGATCCGGCCGATCCGGAATCCTTCCGCAAGGCGACCGACGAACGCACCCGCTGCTATTACGCCGAAACCCTGCCCAATCCCAAGCTGAACGTCTTCCCGATCAAGGAAGTGGCCGACATCGGCAAGGAACTGGGCGTGCCGCTGATCATGGACAACACGGCGGCCCCGGTGATCTGCAAGCCGCTGGAACACGGCGCGGCGGTGGTCATGTATTCGACCACCAAGTACCTGGGCGGCCACGGCACCTCCATCGGCGGCGTGGTTGTCGACGGCGGCAATTTCGACTGGGAAAAGCACCGCACCCGCTTCCCTACCCTGAACGAACCCGATCCCAGCTACCACGGCGCGGTCTGGATCGATGCGGTGAAGCCCCTGGGTCCCATCGCCTTCGTGCTGCGCATGCGGGTCACCCTGCTGCGCGACGTCGGCGCGGCCATGAGCCCCTTCAACGCCTTCCAGTTCATCCAGGGCCTGGAAACCCTGCCCTTGCGCATGGGTGCCCATTGCGCCAACGCGGCCAAGGTCGCCGAGTTCCTGGGCGCCCACCCCAAGGTCGCCAAGGTCATCTATCCGGGCGCGCAATCGGGAGAAACGCGCCGACGCGCCGATGCCTATCTTAAGGGAGGCCTGGGAGCGCTGGTCGGGTTCGAACTGAAGGGCGGCCTCGAATCGGGACGGAAGTTCATCGACGCCCTGCAGATGTTCTACCACGTGGCCAACATCGGCGACGCCCGTTCGCTGGCCATCCATCCGGCCACCACCACCCACTCGCAGCTCTCGCCGCAGGAGCAGGTCGCCTCGGGCGTGTCCGAGGGCTACGTGCGCCTGTCGGTGGGCATCGAACACATCGACGACATCCTGGCCGACCTGGGCCAGGCCCTCGACAAGGCATAG